The Candidatus Neomarinimicrobiota bacterium DNA segment GGATATCGGACCACGCTGATGAAGAAGCCCAGGCTGACCGTCTCGGTTTCGATGAGATCTTTTACAGCATCTTCCGGGGGGAGATTATTGAAGAGTATCCCGAGGACAGTCCTTACCCCAGCTGTCTTATATATGGTGATATATTTATTGGTGAACCTGTGCATAGTGTATGGGCGTATAATGATGAAAATCAGT contains these protein-coding regions:
- a CDS encoding DUF4258 domain-containing protein gives rise to the protein MTIGDIVDAIRNHRVRISDHADEEAQADRLGFDEIFYSIFRGEIIEEYPEDSPYPSCLIYGDIFIGEPVHSVWAYNDENQ